A region from the Lolium perenne isolate Kyuss_39 chromosome 4, Kyuss_2.0, whole genome shotgun sequence genome encodes:
- the LOC127293266 gene encoding putative UDP-rhamnose:rhamnosyltransferase 1: MDNSYSSSPLHIVICPWLAFGHLLPCLDIAERLASRGHRVSYVSTPRNIARLPPVRPAVAPLVDFVALPLPHVEGLPEGAESTNDVPYEKFELHRKAFDGLGPPFSEFLATACADEGKKPDWIIADVYHHWAAAAANEHKVPCVMLLLGAATVIAGWVARSSEQASPGLDLSAARPPRFETERMKLMSIQRASGMTVAERFSLTLMRCNLVAIRSCLEWEPNSVPLLATLGGKPVVPLGLLPPSPEGGRGVSKNGDDAAMRWLNEQPAKSVVYVALGSEVPLRADQVHELALGLELAGTRFLWALRKPSGVPDADVLPSGFEERTRDRGLVVTGWVPQISVLADGAVAAFLTHCGWNSTIEGLLFGHPLIMLPIFGDQGPNARLMEARKVGVQVPRNENDGSFHRDGVATAVQAVAVEDESRRIFAGNAKKMQEIVADSECHERCIDDFIQKLRSYQE, encoded by the exons ATGGACAACAGCTACTCGTcgtcaccgctgcacatcgtgatCTGCCCGTGGCTCGCCTTCGGCCATCTACTGCCATGCCTCGACATCGCCGAGCGCCTGGCGTCGCGGGGCCACCGCGTGTCGTACGTTTCCACGCCACGCAACATCGCGCGCCTCCCGCCGGTCCGGCCCGCCGTCGCGCCGCTCGTCGACTTCGTGGCGCTGCCGCTCCCGCACGTGGAAGGGCTGCCCGAAGGCGCCGAGTCCACCAACGACGTCCCGTACGAGAAGTTCGAGCTCCACCGCAAGGCCTTCGACGGCCTCGGGCCGCCCTTCTCGGAGTTCTTGGCCACCGCGTGCGCCGACGAAGGCAAGAAGCCGGACTGGATCATCGCCGATGTGTACCACCACTgggccgcagccgccgccaatgaaCACAAG GTTCCATGTGTGATGCTTCTCTTGGGAGCCGCGACTGTGATCGCTGGCTGGGTCGCACGGTCGTCCGAGCAAGCCTCGCCGGGACTGGACCTGTCGGCAGCACGACCACCAAGGTTCGAGACGGAGAGGATGAAGCTGATGAGTATCCAGCGTGCGTCAGGGATGACGGTCGCTGAGCGGTTCTCCTTGACACTCATGAGGTGCAATCTCGTGGCCATCCGGAGCTGCCTCGAGTGGGAGCCTAACAGCGTCCCTCTCCTCGCAACTCTCGGGGGCAAGCCGGTTGTCCCCCTCGGCCTCCTGCCGCCGTCTCCCGAGGGAGGCCGTGGCGTCAGCAAGAACGGGGACGACGCCGCCATGCGTTGGCTCAATGAGCAGCCGGCTAAATCAGTCGTGTACGTCGCGCTGGGAAGCGAGGTGCCGCTGCGCGCGGATCAGGTGCACGAGCTGGCCCTCGGACTGGAGCTCGCCGGGACGCGCTTCCTCTGGGCTCTGCGAaagcccagcggcgtgccggacgcCGACGTCCTTCCTTCCGGGTTCGAGGAGCGCACGCGCGACCGTGGCCTCGTGGTGACCGGGTGGGTTCCGCAGATCAGCGTGCTGGCGGACGGCGCCGTGGCCGCGTTCCTGACGCACTGTGGTTGGAACTCGACCATCGAGGGGCTCCTGTTCGGGCACCCTCTCATCATGCTGCCCATCTTCGGCGATCAAGGACCCAACGCGCGTCTGATGGAGGCAAGAAAGGTCGGAGTGCAGGTGCCAAGAAACGAAAACGATGGTTCGTTCCATCGAGACGGCGTCGCGACCGCAGTTCAGGCCGTCGCGGTGGAGGACGAAAGCAGGAGGATCTTCGCGGGCAACGCCAAGAAGATGCAGGAGATAGTGGCTGATAGCGAATGCCATGAGAGATGCATCGATGATTTTATTCAGAAGCTTAGATCTTACCAAGAGTGA